The sequence CATGGAGTCCCGTGGTTTCTTCTGGGTCTTCGCCCGCCCAAAGCCAGAAGCTAGAGCTGTCACGAAATCGGTTGCTCTTCCGCCCCAGAAGCTTCGCGAGCGTCACGGCATCTGGCTGGACTTGTCGATTTCGTGCCTTCTCGAAGGTCGCTGCGGCTTGATGCCAGCGGCTCCAGGTTGGCTCTAGCTGCCCCATCCCTTTGAGAAAGGATTCCAGGCGCTGGGCGCAGACCTCGATTGGCTCCAGACGAGCCAGCCAGTAGGAGCCCGCATAGTACGTTTCGACCATAGAGCTAGCGTGCCTCATTGGAGCGGCGGAATGGATAGAACTTCAATCGGATAGCGACTGTCCTCGAAGGCTTTGCGGAGAAAATCCGCGAACCGGCGCTCCGCGACAATCCAGCGGATACGTCGGCCGTCTGCGAGGGCAATCTGGCGCTTGGCTTGAGCAAGAATCTTGTCGAAGCCTCGGTAGAACTCCTTCAGCGTCATGTTGTCCTTGATGAACGTTGCATAGCCCGGGCCCTTCGCCTCCAGCAGCACGTCCTCCAAGGGGTCGAACCCGTCGTAGTCCACCACGGTGTCGCCTTCCTGGATCCGGTACGCGGTTCCCTTCGGTGCTCCCGTCACCTGGGCCTGGTAGTCACGGGCACGGTCGGACATCGACTCCGTCACCTGCACCCACTTGCCCGGGCCTCCTGTGCTCCCACTCGAAGGAGGGCCCGTGACAGCCATCGTCACCGCCGTGGACGCGAGCGTGACCTCCACCACTCCGCCCACCACCGCCACCGCGCTCACGTCCAGCACGTGCGCCACGCTGAAGCCTGCCTGCGCCGAGCCCAACCGCACCGCGTCCGGGAAGCCCGGCATCCACGTCAGCGCGGATGACAGCCCCACCGTCACGCCGTGACTCACCAGCACCGTGACGGCGAGCACGAAGATGCGCGCTACCTCCGGCCCCAGTGCCTGCGCGAACACGTGCGCCGCTTCTTCCAACTCCTGAAACGTCGTCGCCCGGTCCGTCGCTGCCTTCAGCGCGCCACAGGCCCGCACCACCGTGAGGAACGACTGCACTCCCACATACGCCAGGAACACGGCGGCAATCACCGCGGCGGCCTTGGTGAACACGGGCTCCGGTGCCGCCGCCAGCACCACCCAGGATGCAATCGCTCCCGAGACCACGGACACGAAGAGCGCCGGGTTCACCGTGTCCTCCAGCGCGTCCCCGATGCTCGCGCGCAGTGGGTCCAGCGACATGCCCACCGCGAGCGTCAGCCGGTCCATCTCTCCAAAGCCCGCGCCGTCCTCCAGCAGGGACAGACAATCCCCCGCGGCCTCATGCGCCCGGCACCATCGCCCGTACCGGTCCCGCAGCATGAACCCGAGTCCCCGGTCCAGCTCCGCGCCCTTCCTCGCGACCGCGCGCACCACCCTGGGTGAGCGCACCGGCAGCGGTACATCCAGCACCAGGCGCGCTAGCGCGTCCTCGAACTCCCGCGCGCTGACCGGCACCCTCCGGTCCCAGCTCACCGGCGCATACGTCCGCGTCCCCTCCTCCGTGCGCAGCCGCACCGTGGGCCCGCTGGCGCAGCCCGTGATCAGCACGAACAGCAAAATCCACACACCGCCATGTGACACTCGCGACACTCCTCGACAGGTGCCTTCTCCCGTCACCCCACCAATGCTATGCGCCTCCAGGCAATCCATTTTTAACGAGAACAACTGGACTTCACCGGGAGAGTCACCTTGAAGCGTATTTCCCTCATCGCGTCCCTGGCCCTGACGGGCGTGCTGTCCGCCTGCGGTCCTGGCGAGACGCTGGAATCACCGCGGGTGCCCGCGCGGGACGTGGGCAGCACCACGGCGGCGCTGGACTGCGCCGCGCTCAGCAAGCCCGTGTATCACCGCGTCCGTCCGTCCTCGGGTGACAGCCTCCTCACCCTCAACGCGACGGAGGCCGCCAACGCGGCCACGACCTACGCGTACACCGAGGACCTGGGCACGCCCTTCAAGGCCGCGAGCGCGTCGGGCACCGGCCTGTCCCCCGTGTACCGGCTCTACAGCCCCAGCCGGGGTGAACACATCGTCACCATCGACGCCACCGAGCGCTCGAACCTCATCGCCTCCGGCTTCACCACCGACGAGGGCGTGGGCTTCTATGCGTCCAGGACGGCGGACACGTGCCTCGTGCCCGTCTACCGCTTCGACAACCCGGGCCTCCGGAAGCACCGCCACGCCGTCACCCAGGCGGAGCGCGACGCGCTCACCACCGCCGGCTGGACCAACGAGGGCATCAAGTTCTACGCCGCGCCTGGCACCGTGGACACGAAGTTCACCTTCGTCGTCATCCCCGACACGCAGCTGGAGGCCGTCTACTACCCCACCCGGCTCACCCACCGCATGCAGTGGATCGCCGACAACCGGACGGCCCAGGACATCCGCTTCGTGATGCACACCGGCGACCTGATGGACTGGGACACGCCGGACCACATCCACTATCAGCGCGCCAGTGACTCGTATCAGGTGCTCGACAACGCCCGGATCCCCTACGCCATCGCCCTGGGCAACCACGACACGGCGGCCGTGTGCCAGGGCGGCAGCGCGTGCCCCGGCAACGTCAACGCCAACCTGCGCAACACCACCACCTTCAACACCTACTTCCCGCTGTCCCGCTTCAAGGCCCTGGGCGGCGTGTTCGAGTCCGGCAAGTGCGACAACGCCTTCCACACGTTCAACGCGGGCGGCCTGAACTGGCTGGTGCTGAACCTGGAGCTGTGGGCCCGCACGGACGCCGTGAACTGGGCGAAGACCGTGCTGGCCCAGTACCCCCGGCACAACGTCATCATCATCACCCACTCGCACCTGAACGGCAGCGGCGGCATCGAGCAGTCCAACGGCGGCTACGGCAACAACAGCCCCCAGTACGTGTTCGACAACCTCATCAAGCAGTACGCCAACGTGCGCTTCGTCTTCTCCGGCCACGTGGGCAACGCCGCCTACCGCACCGACACCGGCGTGAACGGCAACACCGTCTACCAGATGCTCAACACCTTCCACGACGGCACCACCAACCCGACCCGGCTCGTGGAGGTGGACACCGCCGCCAACACCATCAACACCCGCGTCTACGCGCCGCTCACGAACACCGAGCGCGCCGACGGCGTGAAGGCGTACAGCAACGTCAACTGGGTGCGCTGAACCCACGCCGCCACGGCTTCGCCATGCGAGCCCGCTTCCTCCACGAGGGGGCGGGCCTTGTCATCCATGGCAATCCCAGCGGTCGCTTGGTATTGAGACCCGGCCTTGCGTGACAGCCCGCCACCTCCTTGCGGCTCCTCCCTCCCGTTCCTCGCCGGTGGCGGAGAGATGGGGGAACGGATGCGCCAGCAGGACTGGTCCGCGACGCCCCTGCCGCCGCCGGAGGCCTGGCCCCACGCGCTGCGCGCGCTGGTCCGCATGATGCTGGACGCGGCCACGCCCATGTTCGTCGTCTGGGGCCCGGAGCTCTGCTACCTCTACAACGACGCGTACCGTCCCTTCATCGGCGCGCGGCACCCGGCGCTCGGTGAACCCTGCGCGCGGGTGTTGCCGGACGTCTGGCCGGCGCTGAAGCCGCTCCTGGATCGCACCCTCGCGGGGGAGACGGTCGCCTTCGAGGACCTTCCGCTCACCGTCACGTACGAGGGCGTCTCGGAGGAGCGCTGGTTCACGTTCGCGTACGTGCCCGTGCGCGACGACGCAGGCACCGTGCAGGGCGTGTACTGCGCGCCGCTGGAGACGACCGGGCGCGTGCGGGCGGAGCGGGAGAAGCAGGCCACGCTGGCCACGCTGCAGCTGGCGCAGCGCGCGGGCGGCGTGGGCGTCTTCGAGTTGGATCAGGAGACGCGCACCGTCTACACGTCCGAGGAGTTCTGTCACATCTGGGGCCTGCCGGTGCGCCCCGCGTATCCCATCGCGGAGCTCATCGCGCGGCTGCACCCGGACGACCGGCCCCGCATCCGCACCGTGGACGGCATCCTGTCCCAGGGCGCGCTGGAGTACATCGAGTACCGCGTCCTGCGCGACGACACCGGCGAGGAGCGATGGATTGCCCGCCGCGGCGAGGCCCCGCGTGAAGGCGTGCGGCGGCTGCCGGGCGTCGTCTACGACGTGACCGACCAGAAGCGCGCGGAGGCGGCGCTCCAGGTGCTCACCGCCCAGCTGGAGCAGCAGCTCAGCGTGCGCACCGCGGACCACGACCGGCTGTGGCGGCTGTCGCAAGAGCTGATGATGGTGTGTGGGATTGACGGCCTCATCTTCACGGTGAACCCGTCCGCCACGCGCATCCTTGGCTGGACCGAGGCGGAGATGGCGGGCCGGACGGTGAGGGACTTCCTCCACCCGGACGACGTCGAGCCCAGCGCCGCGGAGATGCGGCGCCTGGCCGCGGGCATCACCACGCTGGCCTTCGAGAGCCGCTTCCGTCACCGGGACGGCTCCTACCGGCTGCTGGCCTGGACGGCCGTGCCGGACGAGGGCCGCGTCCACGCCGTGGCGCGCGACATCACCCAGGAGCGCGAGGCGGCCCAGGCGCTGCGCCAGGCCGAGGAGGCGCTGCGCCAGGCCCAGAAGATGGAAGCGGTGGGCCAGCTCACCGGCGGCATCGCGCACGACTTCAACAACCTGCTCCAGGGCATCATCGGATCGCTGGACCTGCTGCAGCGGCGCGTGAGCCAGGGGCGCACGGAGGAGCTGGGCCGCTTCGTCACCGGCGCGAAGGCCTCCGCGCACCGGGCCGCGGCGCTCACGCACCGGCTGCTCGCCTTCTCCCGGCGGCAGCCGTTGGACCCCCGGCCCACGGACGTGAACCAGCTGGTCGCCTCCATGGAGGACCTGCTGCACCGCACGCTGGGAGAGACCATCCAGTTGGAGCTGGCGCTCACCCCCGCGCCGTGGACCACGCTGTGCGACCCGAACCAGTTGGAGAGCGCGGTCCTCAACCTGGTCATCAACGCGCGCGACGCGATGCCCTCGGGTGGACGCCTGCGCATCGAGACCGGGAACGCCCAACTGGAGGTGCCCACGGGCGGCGACCTGATGCCCGGCGCCTACGTGCGCGTGAGCGTCACCGACACGGGCACGGGGATGCCCCCGGAGGTCATCGCGCGCGCGTTCGAGCCCTTCTTCACCACCAAGCCGCTGGGCCAGGGCACCGGCCTGGGCCTGTCGATGATCTACGGCTTCGCTCGCCAGTCGGAGGGCTCGGCGCGCATCGAGAGCGAGCCCGGCCGGGGCACCACGGTGTCGCTGTACCTGCCGCGCTTCCAGGGCATACCCGGCGCGGAGTCTCCGCCCTCGCAGGCCCTGGGCGAGGAGCACCGCGCGCGCGGCGGCGAGGTGGTGGTGCTGGTGGAGGACGAGCCGGTGGTGCGCGCGCTCATCGTCGAGGTGCTCCGCGAGTGGAGCTATCAGGTGCGCGAGGCCGACGACGGTCCCTCCGGCCTGCGCCTGCTGGAGTCCCTGCCGCAGGTGGACCTGCTGTTGACGGACGTGGGGTTGCCCGGGGGCCTCACCGGGCGGCAGCTCGCGGACCTGGCCCGGCAGCGGCGCCCGGCGCTCAAGGTGCTGTTCATGACCGGCTACGCCCAGGCCGCGGCCCAGGCGTCCGGGTTCCTCCAGACGGGCATGGAGATGGTCACCAAGCCCGTAGCCATGGACCTGCTCGTGGCCCGCGTCCAGCGGATGCTGCGGGACGCCTAAACGACCGCGCATGAATCCCGATCGGCTCGGAGGGTAGGCAGGCGCTGGGAGCTGAAGGAAAGGGGCAGGAGCTCGCGCCGTTCGGCCTTGTGTGCGCAAGAACCGGATGAAGAAGCGAGCCCTGCCTCAGGGAAGGCAACAGCTGCGCCTGCGATGTCCTGACCGCAGGCGGCTGATTCGCTGGGGAGAGAGGACTGGCTGCCCGCTCACCCTGCGGCGGTGCCTGGCGGTAGCGAAGGTGGCCAGTGGTCAGTCACGGGCGCAAGCAGCGCGGCAGTTGCTGTGCGCCACGTCCACGGTGGTGTCCGCGGTTCAGCGCTTCCAGAAGTCAGGCCGAGAAGGCCTCTCGGACAGGCGCGCTCAGAATGGGCCACGCAAAGTGGACGAGCGATTTCGGCAGACGCTGCGCCGGGTGCTGGAAGGCACGCCGCAGCAGTCCGGTTGGCGGCGCACGACGTGGACGCGCGAGTTGCTGGTGCGTGAGGTGCAGAGGCGAGGCCGGGTACGCGTCTCGCCCGCGACGATGGGACGCGCCTTGGCCTCGGTGGGAGCCCACAGAAGGCGTCCGCGTCCCGTGGTGCGCTGCCCTTGGCCGGAGCGCCGACGTCGACGGCGCCTCTGGCAGCTGAAATGCCGTGCGGCCTTCGCCCGGCCCGACGAGCCCGTGCTTTTCGAGGATGAAATGGACGTGCACCTCAACCCGAAAATCGGCCCCGACTGGACGTTGCCCGGACAGCGCAGAGAGGTCGTCACTCCCGGCAACAACCAGAAGCGTTTCGTGGCAGGGGCGCTGGATGCGAGCACGGCCCGGATGACTTGGGTGCAGGGGGAGAAGAAGACGAGTGCGCTCTTCATCGACCTGGTGCGCGCCGTGGACGCCGCCTATCCCAGAGCGAAGCGCCTACATTTCATCCTCGACAATGCCGCCACCCACTCCAGCAAAAAGACGCAGAAGGCGCTGGAGGCTCTGGGTGAGCGGCTGGTGCTGCACTTCCTGCCGCCGTACTGCCCGGAGGGCAACCGCATCGAGCGCGTGTGGTGGGACGTGCACGCCAACGTCACCCGCAACCATCGCTGCAAGAAGATGGAGGCGCTCATGACCGAGGTGGACGCCTACCTCGACGCACGGAACACCCAGAAGTCCGCCAGCCCCTTGCTGCGCGTCGCCTCCGCTCGACGCGCAGCTTGAGACCGTTCGAGAATCACGATCGGTCGTTTAGCGCGCAAGCAGGCAGTCACCAGACATCTTCGCGGAATCTTCGTGAACGAAGGTTTGCTTGAACTTCGTGTCAAAGCCGTATGGCCTTCGCGTGACCGTCTCGCCCGTGGGGCGGTCATTTCCAGGAAGGTCTTCCGTGATGAACACCCGTTCGTGGCTGGTGCTGTCGACGCTGGGGTTGTCTTTGTCGGCGCCTCTCGGCGTGGCGCAGACGCGGTCCAGCTACGTCGATGCCACTTCCTACCTGTCCTCCCGGCCGGAGTATCCGGCGTGGCTGGAGCTGCGCTCGAACCTGAAGGCGGACTTCGACGACATCTGTGGGGACACGTTCTGCGAGGGCGACTACAGCAACATCCAGTCGCTGCGCTTCCAGTGTTCGGTCAACAGCAAGACAGGCGTCATCGGGCAGTGCGTCTGGACGTTCGCCGCGAGCAACGAGGAGATCAACCCCACCACGGGGGCCATCACCGTGCAGACGCAGACCTGGACCTGCCAGAGCCCGCTGGCCAGCGGCACCACGATGACCGCGCTGCTGGCGGCGCTCTCCGGCCCGTCGCCCCTCTACGCGACGCTGCCCGGCACGAGCACCACGCTCTACGCCGGCCTGGGTGACTGCCTGTAGAAGGCAACACCGTCTCACGGCGTCAACGCACGTCCCGATCCGGACACCGTGCACGCCTGGCGAGGCCGCGTCTTCGAGGGAGCAGCATTGGACCGTGGCGGGCCCGGCTGATGCAGAGCCGGCCCGCCATGATTCCAGACCTCGCCCAACTCGCTGCCAGGGGAGAATCCGCCACACTCGAGCTGAAACGCTCCACAGGTGAATTGCGCGAGGCGATGCACACGCTCTGCGCCTTCGCGAATGGGCAGGGCGGCCGGGTGCTCCTTGGCGTAAAGCCTGGCGGGGAACTCATCGGTCAGCAGGTGAGCGAACAGACCCTGCATGACATCGCGACCGCGCGGGAGCGCTTCGAGCCCCCGCTCGACCTGCACATCCAGACTGTGGAGGTCACTTCGGGGCGCAGCGTCCTCGTGCTCACCGTGGGCGGTATCAGTGATTCCGTGCCGTATACCTTCGACGGCCGCGCCTACGAGCGGGTGGGAAACACGACCCGCAAGATGGCGCAGGAGCGGTATGAGTTGCTGCTGCTGGAGCGTGCGCACAGCCGTCGCCGCTGGGAGAACCAGGAGGCCGACGAGGTTTCCCTCCAGGAGCTGGACCGCGAGGAGGTGATGCGCATCGTCGAAGCGGCGCGCTCCGCGGGACGGCTCGTGGGACCTGTAGGACGGGGCCTGCCCGAGCTGCTCGACCGTCTTGGCGTCCGCCACAGGGGAAGGCTCTTGCGCGCGGCGGTCGTGCTCTTTGGCAAGACCTTCCTTCCCCACCATCCGCAGTGCGAGCTGCGCATGGCCCGTTTTCGCGGCACCGACAAGACGGAGTTCCTCGATCAACGCAACGTGCGTGGACCGGCGTTCCGGTTGCTTGAGGAAGCCGAGCTGTTCTGCCAGCGGCATTTCCCGTTGGCTGGCCGCATCGAACCAGGCCGACTGCAGCGCGTGGACCGTCCACTCATTCCACCGGATGCGATGCGCGAGCTGCTGGTCAACGCCTTCATCCACCGGGACTACAGCATCGCGGGTGGCGCGGTATCGCTCGCCATCTTCGATGACCGCGTGGAGATCTGGAGCGCGGGGCGGTACCCCAAAGGCATCACGCCTGAATCGCTCGTGCGTCCGCACCTCTCGGTGCAGCGCAATCCCATCATCGCGGAGGTCTTCTATCGGGCGGGGCTCATCGAGAAGTGGGGCCGGGGCACGAACCGCGTCGCCGAGATGTGCCGCGCCGCCGGGCTCTCCACCCCGGAGTTCGCCGAAGTCACGGGCGCCGTGGTCGTCACGCTGCGGGTAAATGTGGGACAGACCCTGTCAGCGGATCGGGGGGAGCTGCCATCCAATTTTGGAGAGCCATCAGCGGATTGGGGGGAGTTGCCATCCGATCGGGGGGGGTTCCCGCCGGCGGATCGGGGGGAGTTCGCGCCGGATCGGGGGGAGTTCGCGCCGGATCGGGGGGAGTTCGCAGCGGATCGGGGGGAGCTCAAGGAGCCGGAAGAAATCGACCCCCAATCTCGGGAAATCATTGAAAAGCTAGGACTCCGGCCCAGAAAGGCGGCCCTGCGCGAAGCCATCCTGGCGCTCACCTCACTTCGGCCCTGGCACCCCGCGAAGCTTGCCAAGGTGCTCCACTTCAGCCCGGACAAGCTGACGGAGCGGCACCTCAAGGCCATGGTCGAAGAGGGTCTCCTCGAACGCACCCATCCTGATAACCCCAAGCATCCCGCCCAGGCGTACCGGGCCGTGCGTCGGGATGGGTGAGGCGACAGCCTTCAGGAGCTCAGCGTCGTCCCCCGGGGCTGCCCGTTCTTCACCACACGCTGGGGCCTCCGGCAGCGGACACCCCGGCCCCGGGGGCGGGCCTGCCGTCCGGTGAGGCAATCCCTATCTTACCGGCGCTTTTCCGTCGGATACCGGACCGGCCCTCGCGGCAGGGGGTGAAACACAGGCCCGGACAATGGCAGAAAGCAAGACAACCCAAGAGGGGGTGGGACCCGGTCCCCCCTGAAGGAGTCCCTGTCGCATGAGCACGATTCTCCGGACCCCACCCCTCGCTGGCGGACGTCCCCCTCGCTGGGACTCGCGCCGCCGGCCCCCGTCCCCTCCGGTCCCCGCTCCCCTTCCCCTCGTGGAGAAGGTGAATTTGGCCCGCGCCTCCACCGACCTGCCGGCGCCTGGCATTGCCCGGACCGTGGGCACCCTCCACGGTCAGCCCATGCACCTGGTGCGGCTGACGGGCACCAGCCCCTGGCACCAGCACGCCACCGGGGATGTCCTCTTCTTCGTCACCCGGGGCGCCCTGCGCGTGGAGCTGCGCGAGCGCGCCGTGGACCTGGAGGAGGGAGACCTGCTCATCGTCCCCCGGGGCGTGGAGCACCGCTCCGTCGCGCCAGGTGAGGCGCTGGTGCTGATGTCGGCCCCGCCGCTCGGCGGTGAGGCAGCCGGGCAGTCTCCCGCCCCCTGACGGACCTTCCGACGCCCCCCAGGCGGGCGAGCCCCTGTCCCGCCCCGGGTGTGGTGATTCCTCCCAGGGGGAGCACGGCGCACTTTTGCCCTGAACGAACGGACCCGGGAGCAGGAGCCGCCATGCGCATCCACCACCTGAACTGCACCACGATGTGCCCGCCTGGCCGGCGGCTCATGGATGGGCGGCGCGGCTTCACCGGCCCGGCGGCGCTCGCCTGCCACTGTCTGGTGTTGGAGACGCCGCGCGGTCTGGTGCTGGTGGACACCGGCTTCGGCCTCAATGACGTGTACGCGCCGCGCGTGCGGCTCAACGGCCTGTTCCGCGACGTGCTCTGCCGCCCCGCCCTGGCGGAGGAGGCCACCGCCATCCGCCAACTGGAGCGGATGGGCTTCCAGGCCAGCGACGTGCGCGACATCGTCCTCACGCACCTGGACTTCGACCACGCGGGCGGCCTGGATGACTTCCCGCACGCGCGCGTGCACGTGCTCGCGGACGAGTACCGCGTGGCCACCGCGCAGAAGAGCTGGCTGGACCGCGCGCGCTTCCGCCCCCAGCAGTGGTCCAAGGAGACGCGCTGGGAGACCTACGTCCCCCACCGCGGCGAGGGCTGGTTCGGCTTCGACTGCGTGCGCGAGCTCACCGGGCTGCCGCCGGAAATCCTGCTGGTGCCGCTGGTGGGCCACACGCTGGGACACGCGGGCGTGGCCATCGACACCGGGGACGGGTGGCTCTTGCACGCGGGCGACGCGTACTTCTACCACGGGGAGATGGACCTGGACCGCTACCGCTGCACCGCGGGCCTGCGCGCGTACCAGAAGCTGATGCAGAAGGACGGGTGGATGCGCTGGTACAACCTGCGCCGGCTGCGCGAGCTGGTGCAACACCACGGCGACCAGGTGAAGGTCTTCTGCGCGCACGACTCGCTGGAGTTCGAGCGGCTGGAGGAGCGCGAGAAGCTGCCCCCGGACTTCCCCATCCAGCCCGGCCTCGTCGCCCCCGTGCCGTCGCTGCACCTCTAGCCAGGACAGACGTCACTGCTGGAGCGGAGGGGACTCCGCCACGGACGTCTCCTCCACCGGCCGGGGGATGCGCGGCAGGTCCACCGTGAAGGTGGCGCCGCGTCCCGGCACGCTGTCCAGGTGGATGACGCCGCCGTGCGCCTCCACGAGCTGGCGGGCGATGTAGAGCCCCAGCCCATAGCCGGCCTCCGCCTCCGCCTTGCGGGAGCGCTCCCGCTCGAAGCGCTCGAAGACGCGGCGCTGGGCCTCCGGCGCGATGCCCACGCCCTCGTCGCGCACGCGCAGCCGCGTGTGCTCCACGTCCAGCGCGGACACCGACACCGTCACCGGGTGCCCCCGGCCGAACTTCAGCGCGTTGGACAGGAGGTTGGTCACCACCCGGTCCAGGCGGATGCGGTCCCACTGCCCCACCTGCCCGGGCTCCACCTCCAGCTTGAGGTCGCAGCCCGCCTGCGCGGCGGCCTCCGCGAAGCGCTCCACCACCTCGCGCGCCAGCTCCCCCAGGTCCACGGGCGCCGCGTCCAGCACCCGCTTGCCGGAGGACAGCCGGGACAAATCCAGCAGGTTGTGGAGCAGCTGCCCCAGCCGCTGGGCCTGTCCTCGCGCGGCCACCAATCCCTGACGCACGTCCTCGTGGCGGCCGGCCGCCTGCGCGCGCTGCACCTTGCTGAGCAGCAATTGCAGCGCATGCAAGGGATTGCCCAGGTCGTGCGCGGTGACGGCGATGAGGTCCACGGCCTCGCGCGCCTCGCGCAACAGCCGCGTGTTCTCCAGCGCCAGGGCCGCGCGGCCGGCCAGTTCCTCCACCAGCACCTGGTCCGCGTGCGTGAAGCGGCGGTGGCCCCGGGCCGTCATCAGCACGAAGGCGCCCAGGGTCTGGCTGCCCGCGCGCAGGGGCACCACCATCGACGACCCGATGGCGACGCGCTCGATGAGCACCAGGTGCTCGTCCGTCTCCGCGGAGGCCTCCACGTCCTGCGGCTCCACCTCCACGTCCAGCTGCGAGCGCCCGGTGCGCATCACCTCCCAGACGACCGGGGGCATGCCCGCACGGGGCGGAAAGCGCCGCAGGGACTCCCAGAGGCTCGCCTCGCGCTCGGGCTGCACGTGCGTCACCGCGCGCGGCCGCAGCTCGCCCGCGGGCGTGAGCAGGTAGAGGATGCAGCCGTCCGCCACCTCCGGCACCAGCAGCCGCGCCACCTCCGCCGCCGTCAGGTCGGGGTCCGGGGACTGATGGAAGACGCGGCCGGCCTCCGCGAGCAGCTCCTGCATCCGCTCGTTGCGCCGCTGCTCGGTGATGTCGCGCGTCACCACGGAGAAGCCCTGTGGCCTGCCGTCCTCGTCGCGCAGCGCGGTGATGGACACCTCCGCCCAGAAGCGCGAGCCGTCCTTGCGCAGCCGCCAGCCCTCCGTGCGCAGCCGGCCGTCCTGCAACGCCCGGGACAGCTCCCGCTCCGGCTTGCCCGCCGCGGCGTCCTCGGACGTGTAGAAGACCAGGGAGGGGCGGCCCAGGATTTCCGCCTCGCTCCAGCCCTTGATGCGCTCCGCGCCCGGGTTCCAGCTGGCCACCCGTCCGCGCGCGTCCAGCAGCACCAGGGCGTAGTCGCGCACGCCCTCCACCAGCGCCTGGAAGCGGTGCGCGCTGGCCGCCGCCTCGCGCTTGAGCGGGTGCAGCCGGCGGTGGAGCACCCACGCCAGCGT comes from Corallococcus macrosporus and encodes:
- a CDS encoding restriction endonuclease fold toxin 5 domain-containing protein; the protein is MSRVSHGGVWILLFVLITGCASGPTVRLRTEEGTRTYAPVSWDRRVPVSAREFEDALARLVLDVPLPVRSPRVVRAVARKGAELDRGLGFMLRDRYGRWCRAHEAAGDCLSLLEDGAGFGEMDRLTLAVGMSLDPLRASIGDALEDTVNPALFVSVVSGAIASWVVLAAAPEPVFTKAAAVIAAVFLAYVGVQSFLTVVRACGALKAATDRATTFQELEEAAHVFAQALGPEVARIFVLAVTVLVSHGVTVGLSSALTWMPGFPDAVRLGSAQAGFSVAHVLDVSAVAVVGGVVEVTLASTAVTMAVTGPPSSGSTGGPGKWVQVTESMSDRARDYQAQVTGAPKGTAYRIQEGDTVVDYDGFDPLEDVLLEAKGPGYATFIKDNMTLKEFYRGFDKILAQAKRQIALADGRRIRWIVAERRFADFLRKAFEDSRYPIEVLSIPPLQ
- a CDS encoding metallophosphoesterase; amino-acid sequence: MKRISLIASLALTGVLSACGPGETLESPRVPARDVGSTTAALDCAALSKPVYHRVRPSSGDSLLTLNATEAANAATTYAYTEDLGTPFKAASASGTGLSPVYRLYSPSRGEHIVTIDATERSNLIASGFTTDEGVGFYASRTADTCLVPVYRFDNPGLRKHRHAVTQAERDALTTAGWTNEGIKFYAAPGTVDTKFTFVVIPDTQLEAVYYPTRLTHRMQWIADNRTAQDIRFVMHTGDLMDWDTPDHIHYQRASDSYQVLDNARIPYAIALGNHDTAAVCQGGSACPGNVNANLRNTTTFNTYFPLSRFKALGGVFESGKCDNAFHTFNAGGLNWLVLNLELWARTDAVNWAKTVLAQYPRHNVIIITHSHLNGSGGIEQSNGGYGNNSPQYVFDNLIKQYANVRFVFSGHVGNAAYRTDTGVNGNTVYQMLNTFHDGTTNPTRLVEVDTAANTINTRVYAPLTNTERADGVKAYSNVNWVR
- a CDS encoding PAS domain S-box protein; this translates as MRQQDWSATPLPPPEAWPHALRALVRMMLDAATPMFVVWGPELCYLYNDAYRPFIGARHPALGEPCARVLPDVWPALKPLLDRTLAGETVAFEDLPLTVTYEGVSEERWFTFAYVPVRDDAGTVQGVYCAPLETTGRVRAEREKQATLATLQLAQRAGGVGVFELDQETRTVYTSEEFCHIWGLPVRPAYPIAELIARLHPDDRPRIRTVDGILSQGALEYIEYRVLRDDTGEERWIARRGEAPREGVRRLPGVVYDVTDQKRAEAALQVLTAQLEQQLSVRTADHDRLWRLSQELMMVCGIDGLIFTVNPSATRILGWTEAEMAGRTVRDFLHPDDVEPSAAEMRRLAAGITTLAFESRFRHRDGSYRLLAWTAVPDEGRVHAVARDITQEREAAQALRQAEEALRQAQKMEAVGQLTGGIAHDFNNLLQGIIGSLDLLQRRVSQGRTEELGRFVTGAKASAHRAAALTHRLLAFSRRQPLDPRPTDVNQLVASMEDLLHRTLGETIQLELALTPAPWTTLCDPNQLESAVLNLVINARDAMPSGGRLRIETGNAQLEVPTGGDLMPGAYVRVSVTDTGTGMPPEVIARAFEPFFTTKPLGQGTGLGLSMIYGFARQSEGSARIESEPGRGTTVSLYLPRFQGIPGAESPPSQALGEEHRARGGEVVVLVEDEPVVRALIVEVLREWSYQVREADDGPSGLRLLESLPQVDLLLTDVGLPGGLTGRQLADLARQRRPALKVLFMTGYAQAAAQASGFLQTGMEMVTKPVAMDLLVARVQRMLRDA
- a CDS encoding IS630 family transposase, producing the protein MKKRALPQGRQQLRLRCPDRRRLIRWGERTGCPLTLRRCLAVAKVASGQSRAQAARQLLCATSTVVSAVQRFQKSGREGLSDRRAQNGPRKVDERFRQTLRRVLEGTPQQSGWRRTTWTRELLVREVQRRGRVRVSPATMGRALASVGAHRRRPRPVVRCPWPERRRRRRLWQLKCRAAFARPDEPVLFEDEMDVHLNPKIGPDWTLPGQRREVVTPGNNQKRFVAGALDASTARMTWVQGEKKTSALFIDLVRAVDAAYPRAKRLHFILDNAATHSSKKTQKALEALGERLVLHFLPPYCPEGNRIERVWWDVHANVTRNHRCKKMEALMTEVDAYLDARNTQKSASPLLRVASARRAA
- a CDS encoding ATP-binding protein produces the protein MIPDLAQLAARGESATLELKRSTGELREAMHTLCAFANGQGGRVLLGVKPGGELIGQQVSEQTLHDIATARERFEPPLDLHIQTVEVTSGRSVLVLTVGGISDSVPYTFDGRAYERVGNTTRKMAQERYELLLLERAHSRRRWENQEADEVSLQELDREEVMRIVEAARSAGRLVGPVGRGLPELLDRLGVRHRGRLLRAAVVLFGKTFLPHHPQCELRMARFRGTDKTEFLDQRNVRGPAFRLLEEAELFCQRHFPLAGRIEPGRLQRVDRPLIPPDAMRELLVNAFIHRDYSIAGGAVSLAIFDDRVEIWSAGRYPKGITPESLVRPHLSVQRNPIIAEVFYRAGLIEKWGRGTNRVAEMCRAAGLSTPEFAEVTGAVVVTLRVNVGQTLSADRGELPSNFGEPSADWGELPSDRGGFPPADRGEFAPDRGEFAPDRGEFAADRGELKEPEEIDPQSREIIEKLGLRPRKAALREAILALTSLRPWHPAKLAKVLHFSPDKLTERHLKAMVEEGLLERTHPDNPKHPAQAYRAVRRDG
- a CDS encoding cupin domain-containing protein, which translates into the protein MARASTDLPAPGIARTVGTLHGQPMHLVRLTGTSPWHQHATGDVLFFVTRGALRVELRERAVDLEEGDLLIVPRGVEHRSVAPGEALVLMSAPPLGGEAAGQSPAP